From one Timaviella obliquedivisa GSE-PSE-MK23-08B genomic stretch:
- a CDS encoding glutathionylspermidine synthase family protein produces the protein MYPFLVPQRHNWQQHILNNAYQCQPLTDIKQCYWVEALPRPFGVMFSREEETKLWDATTALWDMCREFLDWFFSANGLEDRLKKLAIPPAFWEVIQVSWDRVDPEEDLSLYTRFDLAVTEQGRISLLEINGETPLLGAETVYQWLWFEDMRRSTGKIRSLPEDADQCNSFWDEVAGQFRILSRQYDLKNFGLSLLIDENFPEDTEMAGQLVEIINQELGGDRFFTQLVGLRQQLGVDEDGFFVDQFNNRIFRLWKIVDWLDLQLAAQSFNADKALAARLLSGDVKILEPLWKQILSNKGAMVWMWELFHNHPVYGQFLLPTFFRDTISIASTELLVQMHVKKPLTGLEGVGVSIETGDGIAGAVHSRDARGYEREGFIIQQYQPLPEYFGYHFVVGSWIVGDTPAGLVLRGDTNPITGRHCLIIPHIVSDSLLIT, from the coding sequence ATGTATCCATTTTTAGTTCCGCAACGACACAACTGGCAACAACACATATTGAACAATGCCTACCAATGCCAGCCGTTAACAGACATCAAACAATGCTACTGGGTGGAGGCGCTGCCTCGTCCCTTTGGCGTTATGTTCTCGCGTGAAGAGGAGACTAAGCTCTGGGACGCGACCACAGCCCTGTGGGACATGTGTCGAGAGTTTTTAGACTGGTTTTTTTCTGCCAATGGATTAGAGGATCGGTTGAAAAAACTTGCTATTCCACCAGCTTTTTGGGAGGTGATTCAAGTCTCCTGGGATCGCGTTGACCCAGAAGAAGATCTGTCCCTTTACACCCGCTTTGATCTGGCAGTCACAGAGCAGGGACGAATCAGCCTCTTGGAGATCAATGGCGAAACCCCGCTATTGGGTGCAGAGACAGTCTATCAGTGGCTTTGGTTCGAGGATATGAGACGATCGACTGGAAAAATACGATCGCTCCCTGAAGATGCGGATCAATGCAACAGCTTCTGGGACGAGGTTGCAGGTCAGTTTCGGATTCTGAGTCGCCAATACGACTTAAAGAACTTTGGACTCAGCTTGTTGATCGATGAAAACTTTCCAGAAGATACGGAAATGGCAGGGCAGTTGGTTGAAATTATTAACCAAGAGTTGGGGGGCGATCGCTTTTTTACCCAACTTGTCGGACTGCGGCAACAACTAGGAGTTGATGAGGACGGATTTTTTGTCGATCAGTTTAACAATCGCATTTTTCGGTTATGGAAAATTGTCGATTGGCTGGATCTACAGCTTGCAGCCCAATCTTTCAACGCTGATAAAGCTCTGGCGGCACGGTTACTTTCGGGTGATGTCAAAATTTTGGAACCCTTGTGGAAACAAATTTTGAGCAATAAAGGAGCCATGGTCTGGATGTGGGAATTATTTCACAACCACCCCGTCTATGGTCAATTCTTGCTGCCTACTTTTTTTAGAGACACAATTTCGATCGCCTCAACCGAGTTGCTGGTACAAATGCATGTCAAGAAACCCCTGACTGGTTTGGAAGGTGTTGGCGTTTCCATTGAAACAGGAGACGGGATAGCCGGGGCAGTTCACTCCCGCGATGCCAGAGGTTATGAGCGCGAGGGGTTCATTATTCAGCAATATCAACCCTTGCCTGAGTACTTTGGCTATCACTTCGTTGTCGGCTCGTGGATTGTGGGTGATACGCCAGCAGGTCTAGTCTTACGTGGAGATACAAACCCCATCACCGGACGGCACTGCTTAATCATTCCTCATATCGTGAGCGATAGTTTGCTAATTACATAA
- a CDS encoding GntR family transcriptional regulator, with protein MSLSFSHSSRDRPNSLLKVNLFMPAAPSPTPSNKPTEDVIYTELYNSILERRLPPKTKLGESLLAEYYGVSRTIIRQVLQRLAHDRLVKLEPNRGAFVSSLSLEESKQLYEAWRLTEAAIVREVTQTITRKQIAALKKLVAEERQACEAQDIPRLTLLSAHFHIQLADLCRNRFLGKFLRELVPQASLAFFYEVRSMPICTKDEHSEILECIASGNEEAAVAAAMRHLDGIEKALNSRASLKKPTSLTDLLNTRIPSSS; from the coding sequence ATGTCATTATCTTTCTCTCATTCATCTCGCGATCGCCCTAACTCCCTGCTGAAAGTCAATTTATTTATGCCCGCTGCACCATCGCCCACTCCATCCAACAAGCCCACTGAGGATGTCATCTACACAGAGCTTTACAACTCCATCCTAGAGCGCAGGCTGCCGCCAAAAACGAAGCTGGGTGAAAGCCTCTTGGCTGAGTATTATGGGGTCAGCCGGACAATCATTCGGCAGGTGCTGCAACGGTTAGCGCACGATCGCCTGGTAAAGCTAGAACCTAACCGAGGTGCGTTTGTCTCTAGCCTTTCGCTGGAAGAGTCAAAGCAACTTTACGAGGCATGGCGGCTCACCGAAGCGGCGATCGTTCGGGAAGTTACCCAAACTATTACCCGTAAACAAATAGCAGCCCTGAAAAAACTAGTTGCAGAAGAACGGCAAGCCTGCGAAGCGCAAGATATTCCTCGATTGACGCTGCTATCGGCTCATTTCCACATACAACTTGCCGATTTGTGTCGGAATAGATTTCTGGGCAAGTTCTTAAGAGAGTTAGTCCCTCAAGCTTCACTGGCATTTTTTTACGAAGTCAGGAGTATGCCTATTTGTACCAAAGACGAGCATAGCGAAATTTTAGAATGCATTGCATCTGGCAATGAGGAAGCGGCTGTTGCAGCAGCAATGCGTCATTTAGATGGAATTGAGAAAGCCTTAAATTCTCGTGCCTCGCTAAAAAAACCAACCAGTTTGACTGATTTACTAAATACTCGGATTCCCTCAAGCTCTTAA
- a CDS encoding ABC transporter ATP-binding protein → MTIDTGRKTVEVNRPVPSSPANIQQALAQAAAGVALRSVTKKYGSVIAVENITLDIPAGKYCCLLGPSGCGKTTVLRMIAGHEDITSGDVLIGDKRVNDLPAAKRSTSMMFQSYALFPHKTIWENIEFGLKMQNVPEIERRARVGEILEMIGLSHTSDRKPTQLSGGQQQRIALARALVTRPQVLMLDEPLSALDENLRVRMRTELRKIQKQFGLTFIQVTHHVEEAFSLSDMVVVMTHGRLDQVATPDELYNRPGSQFVAKFMGDNNIFTGKVKNVISDAELDVVQLEIEGFGNLYCRGYSSPVGTEAGCSVRPDLLHVEAYNPDVAAESTLAGNQVVARITAIEMTGYVTRVSLMAEATGQELLYKARTDDWNRNSFREGQLVVLSWSKDDCVFLPY, encoded by the coding sequence ATGACCATTGATACCGGAAGAAAAACGGTTGAAGTAAACAGACCTGTCCCATCCTCTCCTGCCAATATTCAGCAAGCTTTGGCACAAGCCGCTGCTGGGGTGGCGCTGCGATCGGTCACTAAAAAGTATGGTTCCGTGATAGCGGTTGAAAACATTACGCTTGACATTCCGGCTGGCAAATATTGTTGTCTTTTGGGCCCAAGCGGTTGCGGTAAAACGACTGTGCTCAGAATGATTGCAGGACACGAAGATATTACAAGCGGCGATGTTCTAATTGGTGATAAGCGTGTCAATGATTTGCCAGCCGCCAAACGCAGCACTTCGATGATGTTTCAAAGCTATGCTCTATTTCCCCACAAAACGATTTGGGAAAACATTGAGTTTGGTTTGAAAATGCAAAATGTACCAGAAATAGAACGTCGTGCCCGTGTGGGAGAGATCTTGGAAATGATTGGTCTGAGCCACACAAGCGATCGCAAACCAACCCAGCTTAGCGGCGGACAGCAACAGCGAATTGCTTTAGCACGCGCACTCGTCACTCGTCCCCAAGTGCTCATGCTAGACGAACCTCTCAGTGCATTGGATGAAAACCTGCGGGTACGAATGCGAACTGAACTCCGCAAAATTCAAAAGCAATTTGGCTTAACGTTTATTCAAGTCACACACCATGTAGAAGAAGCCTTCTCCCTCTCTGACATGGTAGTTGTCATGACCCACGGTCGCCTTGACCAAGTTGCCACTCCAGACGAATTATACAATCGTCCAGGTTCTCAGTTTGTTGCCAAGTTCATGGGCGACAATAATATTTTCACGGGTAAAGTGAAAAACGTGATCAGTGATGCTGAATTGGATGTTGTGCAGTTAGAAATAGAGGGTTTTGGTAATCTTTACTGCCGAGGCTACTCCAGCCCAGTTGGGACAGAGGCAGGATGTTCGGTTCGTCCTGACTTACTCCATGTTGAGGCTTACAACCCAGACGTTGCCGCCGAATCAACCCTTGCAGGGAACCAGGTTGTCGCCCGAATCACCGCCATAGAAATGACTGGATACGTAACGCGAGTTTCGCTAATGGCAGAAGCAACCGGACAAGAACTGCTCTATAAAGCTCGTACAGATGATTGGAATCGTAATTCCTTCCGCGAAGGACAGCTAGTTGTCCTCAGTTGGTCAAAAGATGATTGCGTTTTTCTTCCTTACTAG
- a CDS encoding DUF1190 domain-containing protein, which yields MTQDNNRSTTIRYLLIASGVLVVGGLGYLAYDLLNPYQNVRYYASEQQCIIDAIARQNAMSQEQCQAQFQYAFQEYERVAPVYRSQAECQEDTAGICSQVFDLSIGALGWRPDFGGFYFVDDVGNGSNLNSIYVGTTRYTVYPVQPVYRSTAGIVTPARIQIASPQTGVPLESRYFSRSTTIPTRPKGHAAQGTIKGRGNFGNSVRSTAPRGAGGK from the coding sequence ATGACTCAAGATAACAATCGCAGTACAACAATCCGTTACCTCCTGATTGCATCGGGTGTACTCGTTGTTGGCGGTTTAGGCTATCTTGCCTACGACCTCCTTAATCCGTATCAGAATGTGCGCTACTATGCTTCTGAGCAACAATGCATCATAGACGCGATCGCCCGTCAGAATGCTATGTCTCAGGAACAATGCCAGGCTCAATTCCAATATGCATTCCAGGAATATGAACGGGTTGCTCCGGTCTATCGCTCGCAGGCAGAATGCCAAGAGGATACAGCAGGCATTTGCTCACAAGTGTTTGACCTCAGCATCGGGGCACTTGGATGGCGACCCGATTTCGGCGGCTTCTATTTCGTAGATGACGTTGGTAATGGCTCTAATTTAAACAGTATTTATGTGGGTACTACTCGCTACACGGTCTATCCGGTGCAACCCGTTTACCGCTCCACTGCCGGGATTGTGACTCCGGCTAGAATCCAGATTGCATCTCCGCAGACAGGCGTACCGTTAGAGTCTCGATATTTTTCTCGCAGTACCACCATCCCGACCCGCCCCAAAGGTCACGCGGCTCAAGGCACCATCAAAGGAAGAGGCAACTTTGGGAATTCTGTTCGCTCCACAGCCCCTAGGGGTGCCGGAGGTAAATGA
- a CDS encoding substrate-binding domain-containing protein, with amino-acid sequence MSKISRRQVIRTGLAAGAMVAAVSCSSKKEASSGGAPGVITNSYKDVTLRFIGTGAAQSKEIKAQAEKDLGFKIQLRALGTEENNQIAITQPKQYDIFDGEYFSLPLVYPSGNLQPIDIRKIKNWDKIVPYFTTGKFDDGAKVNDSQGTAPFRVMYVKDKDSKEFSATPTDWATLIPFQYNADTLGYRPDLTGKKIESWAEMLDPQFKGKTALLDIPSIGIMDAAMILEAAGMMTFGDKGNMTKAELDKVTDMLIKLKKDGQFRAFWKNFDESVNLMSSGEVALQSMWSPAVTAVKARGINCIYAPLKEGYRGWGGGIGVSRNLEGVGLDAAYEYLNWMLDGWMGGFLARQGYYSAAPETARNFMKPEEWDFWYEGKAAATDIIDPFGKKIESKGAVRDGGSFKERFANIVCWNSVMQEQTYLVQKWNEFVAA; translated from the coding sequence ATGTCAAAGATTAGTCGTCGTCAAGTGATCAGAACCGGACTTGCTGCTGGAGCAATGGTTGCGGCGGTGAGCTGTAGCTCCAAGAAGGAAGCCTCAAGTGGAGGTGCGCCAGGAGTAATCACCAATTCTTACAAAGATGTTACGCTGCGGTTTATCGGCACCGGAGCCGCTCAAAGTAAAGAGATTAAAGCCCAAGCTGAGAAAGATTTGGGCTTCAAGATTCAACTGCGGGCACTGGGCACTGAAGAGAATAACCAGATTGCCATTACTCAGCCTAAGCAGTACGACATTTTTGATGGAGAATATTTCAGTTTGCCCCTGGTGTATCCATCAGGAAACCTGCAACCGATCGATATCAGAAAAATCAAAAACTGGGACAAAATCGTTCCCTATTTCACTACAGGTAAGTTTGACGACGGTGCAAAGGTTAATGATTCTCAAGGTACGGCTCCCTTCAGAGTAATGTACGTTAAAGACAAAGATTCCAAAGAGTTTTCAGCCACTCCGACAGACTGGGCAACGTTAATTCCGTTTCAATATAATGCCGACACGTTGGGCTATCGACCTGATTTAACGGGCAAGAAAATTGAATCTTGGGCAGAAATGCTTGATCCACAATTCAAAGGCAAAACTGCACTGTTAGATATCCCATCGATCGGGATTATGGATGCTGCAATGATCCTAGAGGCAGCAGGCATGATGACCTTTGGCGACAAGGGCAACATGACTAAGGCAGAACTCGATAAAGTGACCGATATGCTGATTAAGCTCAAGAAAGATGGGCAGTTCCGAGCATTTTGGAAAAACTTTGATGAGTCCGTTAACTTAATGTCATCTGGGGAAGTAGCGCTGCAATCCATGTGGTCGCCTGCGGTCACTGCCGTCAAAGCTCGAGGAATTAACTGCATTTATGCGCCCCTTAAGGAAGGATATCGCGGTTGGGGAGGAGGCATTGGAGTTTCTAGAAATCTAGAAGGTGTTGGTCTAGATGCTGCCTACGAGTACCTCAACTGGATGTTGGATGGGTGGATGGGTGGATTCTTGGCTCGTCAAGGTTATTACAGCGCTGCACCAGAAACTGCTCGTAATTTCATGAAGCCAGAAGAGTGGGATTTCTGGTATGAAGGCAAAGCAGCAGCGACAGATATTATTGATCCGTTTGGCAAGAAGATTGAATCGAAGGGTGCCGTGCGCGATGGTGGCTCGTTTAAGGAACGCTTCGCCAACATTGTTTGCTGGAACTCGGTGATGCAAGAGCAAACCTATCTGGTTCAGAAGTGGAACGAATTTGTGGCAGCTTAG
- a CDS encoding ABC transporter permease produces the protein MEKKKRPLSYYLLAAFFGLFVLFLYGPMSAIFILSLQGPEGNLTFPMKGFGFTWMQSVFEEQRVGNFVDSFWRSLWLGLIVMALTGIFSVMSGMAFRSRFRGASLIFYLTISSLIVPSILISLGIAVVFNLAGLQNAWYTSALGAHLTWTIPFAFLIMLGIFGRFNPAYEEASRDLGANDVTTFWQIVFPLIASSVLGVALLSFTLSYDEFTRTSLASGDTNTLPLEIFGMTTNVTSPALYALGTLTTIFSFALIGLTLLTVNYLTNRQTKPAHKSALPNIKG, from the coding sequence ATGGAAAAGAAAAAACGCCCATTATCTTATTATTTATTGGCAGCGTTCTTTGGACTGTTTGTCTTATTTCTCTACGGCCCCATGTCTGCTATTTTTATCCTGTCCTTGCAGGGTCCTGAAGGCAATTTGACTTTTCCAATGAAAGGGTTTGGCTTTACATGGATGCAGTCTGTATTTGAGGAACAACGGGTTGGCAACTTTGTCGATTCTTTCTGGCGATCGCTTTGGTTAGGGTTGATAGTCATGGCACTGACCGGCATCTTTAGCGTCATGTCAGGCATGGCATTTCGTAGCCGATTTAGAGGAGCCAGTCTGATTTTTTACCTCACCATTTCCAGCCTGATCGTTCCTAGCATTTTAATTTCCTTAGGAATTGCAGTGGTATTCAACTTGGCAGGTCTACAAAATGCTTGGTACACCTCAGCTTTGGGAGCGCATCTGACCTGGACAATTCCGTTTGCTTTCTTGATTATGCTAGGAATTTTTGGACGATTTAACCCAGCTTACGAGGAAGCCTCCCGTGACTTGGGCGCTAACGATGTCACCACATTTTGGCAGATTGTTTTTCCTCTGATTGCTTCTAGTGTTTTAGGTGTGGCATTGCTAAGTTTTACGCTGTCATACGATGAGTTCACGCGCACTTCTCTAGCATCCGGTGATACTAATACTCTTCCTCTAGAAATCTTTGGAATGACAACTAATGTCACGTCTCCTGCCTTATACGCGTTAGGAACTCTAACCACTATTTTTTCGTTTGCATTAATCGGTCTAACTCTACTTACAGTTAACTACTTGACCAACCGCCAAACGAAACCAGCGCATAAGTCGGCATTGCCCAATATTAAGGGGTAA
- a CDS encoding gamma-glutamylcyclotransferase has product MTQSIVQDELSSGLTVTKRIFICGSALRGQPDHSNLGNAQFIRVARTRPIYRLHAAHDGWHPAIYEVAEGGISIPGEVYELTLEEFNELASNEPPDMYPSDVALEDGEVLTAFLYPRELVEQYNWPNISNFGAWVTYKASLVDTGTR; this is encoded by the coding sequence ATGACCCAGAGTATAGTGCAAGATGAACTTTCCAGTGGGCTAACCGTTACCAAGCGTATCTTTATTTGCGGTTCTGCCCTCCGAGGACAGCCGGATCACAGTAACCTTGGAAATGCTCAATTTATTCGAGTTGCGCGAACTCGTCCGATTTATCGCCTTCATGCTGCCCATGACGGTTGGCATCCAGCCATTTATGAAGTGGCTGAGGGCGGCATTTCCATTCCTGGTGAAGTCTACGAATTAACCCTAGAAGAGTTTAATGAACTCGCTTCCAACGAACCGCCCGATATGTATCCTAGCGATGTTGCCTTGGAAGATGGCGAAGTGTTGACAGCCTTTTTGTATCCCCGTGAGTTGGTTGAGCAATACAACTGGCCTAATATTTCTAACTTTGGTGCGTGGGTGACGTATAAAGCCAGCCTAGTCGACACTGGTACTCGTTAG
- a CDS encoding ABC transporter permease: MPTPLQPARSSRTKPFSWKGLQPYLLVSPQTIVLLLFLVLPIAAIIIVSFWNFNGYSMVPGFTLANYITVFTSKVTVATYLNTFKFTAIVWLLCLLISYPVAYFLSFHIKNSKWQTILFLVCTVPFLTSNIIRMISWIPFLGREGLLNQALMGLNLIDQPIEKFLFSDFSVILAMVHLYALFMVAPIFNSMMRIDRSLVSAAEDAGASPFQIQKEIILPLSASGIAIGTIFIITLVMGEFATVRLMGGGQVASVGNLIKNQIGSLQYPLAAANAVILLIITLILVSAILRVVDIRKEL, translated from the coding sequence ATCCCAACGCCCCTCCAGCCAGCCCGTTCTAGTCGAACTAAGCCGTTTAGCTGGAAAGGACTTCAGCCTTACCTGCTGGTATCACCCCAGACAATCGTTCTACTACTGTTTTTGGTTTTACCAATCGCAGCCATCATCATTGTGAGCTTCTGGAACTTTAACGGCTATTCCATGGTTCCTGGCTTTACGCTAGCAAATTACATCACGGTTTTTACATCGAAGGTGACAGTTGCAACTTATCTCAACACGTTTAAGTTTACGGCAATTGTTTGGCTCCTTTGTTTGCTGATTAGTTATCCCGTTGCTTATTTTCTTTCGTTTCACATTAAAAATTCAAAGTGGCAGACGATTCTCTTTCTGGTTTGCACGGTTCCATTTTTGACATCTAATATTATTCGGATGATTTCCTGGATTCCATTCTTGGGTCGGGAAGGGTTGCTGAACCAAGCCTTGATGGGATTAAACCTGATCGATCAACCCATTGAAAAGTTTCTTTTCTCTGACTTTTCGGTGATTTTGGCAATGGTGCATCTTTATGCTCTATTCATGGTGGCACCCATTTTTAACAGCATGATGCGAATTGATCGATCGCTGGTTTCGGCAGCAGAAGATGCAGGGGCTTCGCCCTTTCAAATTCAGAAGGAAATTATCCTGCCATTATCAGCTTCAGGAATTGCGATCGGCACCATTTTTATCATCACTCTAGTCATGGGAGAGTTCGCCACCGTACGACTGATGGGCGGTGGACAGGTTGCCTCAGTCGGAAATTTGATTAAAAACCAGATTGGTAGTTTGCAATATCCCCTGGCTGCGGCGAACGCAGTCATCCTGCTGATCATTACGCTGATTCTGGTTTCTGCTATTTTGCGCGTGGTTGATATTCGTAAAGAACTGTAG
- a CDS encoding aspartate/glutamate racemase family protein: MKIKVINPNTTISMTEKIDAVARSVASPGVEIITCNPESGPAVIEGHYDEALGTVGMLDEIRKGEIEGIDGYVIACFGDPGLLAARELAQGPVLGIAEAAMHAASFISTGFSIVTTLGRTRVIAQRLVNHYGMTQFCHKVRAIDLPVLSLESSCARTAILQECRLALEEDHCGAIILGCGGMADLSAQLSQELGIPVIEGVSVAVKFVEALVSLGLNTSKVGDLAYPTSKSYLGKVF, from the coding sequence ATGAAAATTAAAGTTATTAATCCAAATACAACGATCAGCATGACTGAAAAGATCGATGCTGTTGCCAGGTCAGTTGCCAGCCCTGGAGTTGAAATTATTACCTGCAATCCGGAGTCAGGCCCTGCCGTAATTGAGGGGCATTATGATGAAGCCCTAGGGACTGTTGGAATGTTGGATGAAATTCGGAAAGGGGAGATAGAAGGAATAGATGGATATGTTATTGCTTGCTTCGGTGATCCAGGGCTGCTGGCAGCAAGGGAACTAGCACAAGGCCCTGTGCTAGGAATTGCCGAAGCGGCGATGCATGCTGCCAGTTTCATTTCAACCGGGTTTTCCATTGTCACAACCTTAGGACGAACCCGGGTGATTGCTCAACGCTTGGTTAATCACTATGGGATGACGCAGTTTTGTCACAAGGTTCGGGCGATCGACTTGCCTGTGCTGAGTCTAGAAAGTTCGTGTGCGAGAACTGCTATTTTACAAGAGTGTCGTCTGGCGCTAGAAGAAGATCATTGTGGCGCAATTATCTTGGGCTGTGGGGGCATGGCGGATTTGTCGGCTCAACTGAGTCAGGAATTAGGAATTCCAGTCATTGAGGGGGTTAGTGTGGCGGTTAAATTTGTGGAAGCTCTGGTGAGTTTAGGGTTAAACACTAGCAAGGTGGGCGACTTGGCATATCCAACGTCCAAATCTTATTTAGGCAAAGTTTTTTAA
- a CDS encoding response regulator → MSSELKANILLVDDRVENLIALEAILSRLGQNLVTARSGEEALRCLLNQDFAVILLDVQMPGMDGFETASLIRQRERSQQTPIIFVTAFSTNDQWQMKGYALGAVDYLLKPVNPEILISKVAVFVELFKKSEEIQRQSAELAVQKIEIIQEQLARQQAESANQMKDEFMAIVSHELRTPLNAILGWSKLLVTDKLDALAARRALETIHRNAQSQAQLVEDILDVARLTSGKVQIRQHPINIVNLISEELESIRPAADEKGIQLTTELTCDRCIVNGDIQRLQQVLRNLLSNAIKFTPEGGQVDVKLNQVMGRESGGSGRQTPQPTTRHPLPLTAFAQIIVTDTGIGIDPDFLPQIFEYFRQADSSSTRSHDGLGLGLAIVRQLVELHGGRIDAASKGKNKGTTFTILLPLHTTTSQPDTSSQRSTPELLPGSLVLEDISVLIVDDNSDNRSYLATVLEIAGAKVTAVASGQEGMDCLQHAQPDVLLSDIAMPDENGYELLHRVRTFEQEQGVRTIPAIALTAYTKPEDRHQALSVGFQQFLSKPIDPTQLIEAVAEAVRTKVGKLPAL, encoded by the coding sequence ATGTCCTCTGAACTCAAAGCCAACATCCTTCTAGTTGACGATCGTGTAGAAAACTTGATCGCCCTGGAAGCCATTTTGTCTAGGTTGGGGCAGAACCTGGTGACAGCCCGATCAGGAGAAGAAGCACTGCGATGTCTGTTGAATCAAGATTTTGCTGTGATTCTGCTAGATGTGCAGATGCCAGGGATGGATGGATTTGAAACCGCTTCCTTAATTCGGCAGCGAGAGCGATCGCAGCAAACACCCATTATCTTTGTCACCGCTTTTAGCACCAACGATCAGTGGCAGATGAAGGGCTATGCCTTAGGAGCAGTGGATTATTTGCTTAAACCCGTCAATCCCGAAATTCTCATTTCCAAAGTCGCGGTATTTGTCGAGTTGTTCAAAAAATCCGAGGAAATCCAGCGACAATCGGCAGAATTAGCGGTGCAGAAGATTGAGATTATCCAGGAGCAGCTAGCTCGTCAACAGGCAGAGTCTGCCAACCAGATGAAAGACGAATTCATGGCGATCGTCTCCCACGAACTGCGAACCCCGCTGAACGCGATCTTAGGCTGGTCAAAACTATTGGTAACAGACAAACTGGATGCGCTCGCAGCTCGTCGTGCTCTCGAAACTATCCATCGCAATGCCCAATCTCAGGCACAACTCGTTGAGGACATTTTAGATGTTGCCCGCCTGACCAGCGGCAAAGTGCAAATTCGTCAGCACCCGATCAATATAGTCAATTTAATTTCAGAAGAACTGGAGTCCATCCGTCCTGCCGCAGACGAAAAAGGCATTCAACTGACCACTGAGCTTACATGCGATCGCTGCATTGTCAACGGCGACATTCAGCGTTTACAGCAAGTTCTTAGAAATTTACTCTCGAATGCCATCAAGTTCACGCCAGAGGGTGGACAGGTCGATGTGAAGTTAAATCAAGTAATGGGCAGGGAGTCAGGGGGAAGCGGGAGACAAACGCCACAACCTACGACGCGGCACCCGTTACCCCTGACTGCATTTGCTCAAATCATTGTAACCGATACCGGAATAGGCATTGACCCAGATTTTTTGCCCCAGATTTTTGAATACTTTCGCCAAGCAGATTCATCCTCCACCCGTTCTCACGATGGGTTAGGACTAGGGCTGGCGATCGTTCGTCAACTCGTTGAGCTTCACGGCGGTAGAATTGACGCTGCTAGTAAGGGCAAGAATAAAGGCACGACCTTCACGATCCTTTTGCCGTTACACACTACAACCTCTCAACCCGACACCTCGTCTCAGAGGTCAACCCCGGAGTTGTTACCCGGCAGCCTGGTACTAGAAGATATTTCCGTTTTGATAGTCGATGACAATTCTGACAATCGGAGCTATTTGGCGACGGTGCTGGAGATCGCTGGGGCTAAGGTAACTGCGGTGGCGAGCGGACAAGAGGGGATGGATTGCTTGCAACACGCTCAGCCCGATGTATTGTTAAGCGACATTGCTATGCCTGACGAAAATGGTTATGAACTCTTGCATCGAGTGCGGACGTTTGAACAAGAACAAGGGGTGAGAACTATTCCGGCGATCGCGCTGACTGCCTATACTAAGCCAGAAGATCGACATCAAGCCCTCTCAGTCGGCTTTCAACAATTCCTCTCCAAACCCATTGATCCAACTCAGTTGATTGAAGCCGTAGCAGAAGCAGTCAGAACAAAAGTCGGAAAACTGCCAGCCCTCTAA